The following proteins are encoded in a genomic region of Bradyrhizobium sp. SK17:
- a CDS encoding MarR family winged helix-turn-helix transcriptional regulator, with protein MTKATAESGRNRRPSSAQSRSASGAPPRTGRVAKATELQLQRLTGCLHSLSSRHHHLTQGYAAHAGIAGIQYTILTTIRYLETKGDVFPVTIAAYLRLTSAGVTKAIQHLSELGLVEKAGDLDDRRRTKLAVTQGGCALLDSLAPMQSNVNDVWLECMSDEEFSIFLDLVERFVRSSDRALAVQGYLGKDGSIVAL; from the coding sequence ATGACGAAGGCAACCGCAGAATCCGGCCGCAACCGCAGGCCTTCGTCGGCCCAGTCCCGGAGCGCGTCCGGCGCTCCGCCGCGAACCGGTCGTGTCGCGAAGGCGACCGAGTTGCAGTTGCAGCGGCTCACCGGCTGCCTGCACTCCCTGTCGTCGCGCCACCATCACCTGACGCAGGGCTATGCGGCGCATGCCGGCATCGCGGGCATTCAATACACGATCCTGACCACGATCCGCTATCTCGAGACCAAAGGCGACGTCTTCCCGGTGACCATCGCCGCTTATCTCCGCCTGACCAGCGCCGGCGTGACGAAGGCGATCCAGCACCTGAGCGAACTCGGGCTGGTCGAGAAGGCCGGGGATCTGGATGATCGTCGCCGCACCAAGCTGGCTGTCACGCAAGGCGGCTGCGCGCTGCTGGACTCGCTCGCGCCGATGCAGTCGAACGTCAACGATGTCTGGCTGGAGTGCATGAGCGACGAGGAATTCTCGATCTTTCTCGATCTCGTGGAGCGATTCGTCAGATCGAGTGATCGCGCGCTCGCGGTGCAGGGCTACCTCGGCAAGGATGGCAGCATCGTCGCTCTTTAG
- a CDS encoding porin, whose translation MNIVKGLLLGSVAALVASSGAMAADLPVKAKAVEYVKVCSLYGPGFYFIPGTDTCIKLGGYLRVDVLANTNSDHTGNYAGQAGAQNRFTNGYTWRSREDLNVDTRTATEYGVVRTFFDATFNWTSDSYGAGAAAGSTVYSPIGTNAAPNNGSSGGVAAGTVGVYYAFIQFAGFTIGKAVSQFSAPWANYPGNNFDGLVGGGGTITGVNQFTYTAQFGNGVSLSLSAQDQSAYTQAGVQNLGALGTGALGVYGASDYAGTIAPDLIAALRVDQAWGLFQASFAAHDNHAAYYGGTELTGHPDDKWGWAGALALSIKNIPTGAGDTINVQGVYTNGATRYNIQDLSGAGAFTYFGNTSVPGAYQSIGFGIAPDSVFVTGGQQQLITTYGLRGAYIHNWNPYWNTSIYGAWAQVNYNGTAKSYICGPGGTGVGGSFGILLGATSNLTSCNPDYSIAQIGTQTQWTPVKNLTFSADFTYTHLDQNYAGTVTYPGSASIGKPAAVYSLSNQDTYMLLLRAQRNW comes from the coding sequence ATGAATATCGTTAAGGGCCTTTTGTTGGGCTCGGTGGCAGCTCTCGTTGCGAGCAGTGGCGCTATGGCGGCCGACCTTCCGGTCAAGGCCAAGGCGGTCGAGTATGTGAAGGTCTGCTCGCTCTATGGTCCGGGGTTCTATTTCATTCCGGGCACCGACACGTGCATCAAGCTCGGCGGCTACTTGCGTGTCGACGTTCTCGCCAACACCAACTCGGATCATACCGGCAACTATGCCGGTCAGGCCGGCGCACAGAACCGCTTCACCAACGGCTACACCTGGCGTTCTCGTGAAGACCTCAACGTCGATACCCGCACCGCCACCGAATACGGCGTGGTGCGCACCTTCTTCGACGCGACCTTCAACTGGACCTCGGACAGCTATGGCGCCGGCGCCGCTGCCGGCTCGACCGTCTACTCGCCGATCGGAACCAATGCTGCGCCGAACAATGGCAGCTCGGGCGGTGTCGCCGCCGGTACGGTTGGCGTCTACTACGCCTTCATCCAGTTCGCCGGCTTCACCATCGGTAAGGCGGTCTCGCAGTTCTCGGCGCCGTGGGCCAACTATCCCGGCAACAACTTCGACGGTCTGGTCGGCGGCGGCGGCACCATCACCGGCGTCAACCAGTTCACCTACACCGCGCAGTTCGGCAACGGCGTGTCGCTGTCGCTGTCGGCTCAGGATCAGTCGGCCTATACCCAGGCCGGCGTGCAGAATCTCGGCGCGCTCGGGACCGGTGCGCTCGGCGTCTACGGCGCGAGCGATTATGCCGGCACCATTGCGCCTGACCTGATCGCGGCTCTCCGCGTCGACCAGGCCTGGGGCCTGTTCCAGGCGTCGTTCGCGGCGCACGACAATCATGCGGCCTACTACGGCGGCACTGAGTTGACCGGTCATCCGGACGACAAGTGGGGCTGGGCCGGTGCACTGGCTCTGTCGATCAAGAACATCCCGACCGGAGCCGGCGACACCATCAACGTCCAGGGCGTCTATACCAACGGCGCGACGCGCTACAACATCCAGGATCTTTCGGGAGCCGGCGCGTTCACCTACTTCGGCAACACCAGCGTTCCCGGCGCCTACCAGAGCATCGGCTTCGGCATCGCGCCGGACAGCGTGTTCGTCACCGGCGGTCAGCAGCAGCTGATCACGACCTACGGCCTGCGCGGTGCTTACATTCACAACTGGAACCCGTACTGGAACACCAGCATCTATGGTGCGTGGGCCCAGGTGAACTACAACGGCACTGCCAAGAGCTACATCTGCGGGCCGGGCGGAACCGGTGTGGGTGGATCGTTCGGCATCCTGCTCGGTGCCACCTCGAACCTGACGTCGTGCAACCCCGACTACAGCATTGCCCAGATCGGCACGCAGACCCAGTGGACGCCGGTGAAGAACCTGACGTTCTCGGCCGACTTCACCTACACCCATCTGGATCAGAACTACGCTGGTACGGTCACCTATCCTGGCAGCGCTTCGATCGGCAAGCCGGCTGCTGTGTACTCTCTCAGCAACCAGGACACCTACATGCTGCTGCTCCGCGCTCAGCGCAACTGGTAA
- a CDS encoding MarR family winged helix-turn-helix transcriptional regulator, with protein MTERRSTDKLQDAAERLAWEIVSTSTRLEELRSIWAKMIGITGPQWMIMTVLANAEDRNVGLPVGAVSRALRVDQSFVVTQSKLLEKKNLLRRKSSTEDARVVNLSLTDHAKKQMANLSSQRRELNEFVYADLDLRELVQLAGKMDSIKNRLEKAIARISAGL; from the coding sequence ATGACCGAGCGCAGATCGACCGACAAACTGCAGGACGCAGCCGAACGACTGGCCTGGGAAATCGTGTCGACCAGCACCCGCCTGGAGGAGTTGCGCAGCATCTGGGCCAAGATGATCGGAATCACGGGTCCGCAATGGATGATCATGACCGTGCTGGCGAATGCCGAGGACCGCAATGTCGGCCTGCCCGTCGGCGCCGTTTCGCGGGCGCTGCGCGTCGATCAATCGTTCGTGGTCACCCAGTCGAAACTGCTCGAGAAGAAGAATTTGCTGCGCCGCAAGAGCTCGACCGAAGATGCCCGTGTCGTGAACCTGTCGTTGACCGATCACGCCAAGAAGCAGATGGCGAACCTGTCCTCGCAGCGGCGGGAGTTGAACGAGTTCGTCTATGCCGACCTCGATCTGCGCGAGCTGGTGCAGCTCGCTGGCAAGATGGACTCCATCAAGAATCGCCTGGAGAAGGCGATCGCCAGGATTTCGGCCGGTCTTTAG
- a CDS encoding MFS transporter, with translation MVISSQFSPEAATFIPDSRRAWLRLIVAVVIGSLGSVGMWSVVVALPAVQTDFGASRGTASLAFTLVMLGFGIGQVVTGKISDRYGIVAAIGAGIGILGLGYIGAGYAPSIWAFILLHFAIGLSSAATFGPLMAEASHWFERYRGLAVAIAASGNYVGGTVWPPLVNFGIQSVGWRTTHIAIGIFTAVAMALALAVLRMLMGAATRRSHVNAAPPRVDLRLSTNALTAILSLASISCCVAMSMPQVHIVAYCGDLGYGVARGAEMLSLMLGFGIISRIGSGFLADRIGGIRTLLIGSVAQGSALLFYLFFDSLTSLYVISAMFGLFQGGIVPSYAIIVREAMPASEAATRIGIVIFASVFGMSFGGWISGVIFDATGSYAAAFANGLAWNLLNVSIVLLLLMRARQRLAVA, from the coding sequence GTGGTCATTTCTTCTCAATTTTCCCCTGAAGCCGCAACGTTCATTCCCGACTCGCGCCGGGCGTGGCTGCGCCTCATCGTCGCCGTGGTGATCGGTTCGCTCGGCAGCGTCGGCATGTGGTCGGTGGTGGTGGCCTTGCCGGCGGTGCAAACCGACTTCGGCGCGAGCCGTGGAACGGCCTCGCTCGCCTTCACGCTGGTGATGCTCGGCTTCGGCATCGGCCAGGTCGTAACCGGCAAGATCAGCGACCGCTACGGCATCGTCGCTGCGATCGGAGCCGGGATCGGCATTCTTGGCCTCGGCTATATCGGCGCCGGTTATGCGCCGTCGATCTGGGCTTTCATTCTGCTGCATTTCGCCATCGGCCTGTCGTCGGCCGCGACCTTCGGTCCGCTGATGGCGGAGGCGTCGCACTGGTTCGAGCGCTACCGCGGGCTCGCGGTCGCGATCGCCGCCAGCGGCAATTATGTCGGCGGCACGGTGTGGCCGCCGCTGGTCAATTTCGGCATCCAGAGCGTCGGCTGGCGCACCACCCATATCGCGATCGGCATCTTCACCGCGGTCGCGATGGCGCTCGCGCTCGCCGTGCTGCGGATGCTGATGGGGGCTGCGACCCGGCGCAGCCATGTCAATGCGGCGCCGCCGCGGGTCGACCTCAGGCTGTCGACCAACGCGCTGACTGCGATCCTGTCGCTGGCGTCGATATCCTGCTGCGTGGCGATGTCGATGCCGCAGGTCCACATCGTCGCCTATTGCGGCGATCTCGGCTACGGCGTGGCGCGCGGCGCCGAGATGCTGTCGCTGATGCTGGGCTTCGGCATCATCAGCCGGATCGGCTCCGGCTTCCTCGCCGACCGGATCGGCGGCATCCGAACGCTGTTGATTGGCTCGGTGGCGCAGGGCTCGGCGCTGCTGTTCTACCTGTTCTTCGACAGCCTGACCTCGCTCTATGTCATCTCGGCGATGTTCGGCCTGTTCCAGGGCGGCATCGTGCCGAGCTATGCCATCATCGTGCGCGAGGCGATGCCGGCATCGGAAGCGGCGACGCGGATCGGCATCGTGATCTTCGCCTCGGTGTTCGGCATGTCGTTCGGCGGCTGGATCTCCGGCGTGATCTTCGACGCCACCGGCTCCTATGCCGCGGCCTTTGCCAACGGTCTGGCCTGGAACCTGCTCAATGTCAGCATCGTCCTGCTGCTCCTGATGCGGGCGCGGCAGCGGCTGGCCGTGGCCTGA
- the flhA gene encoding flagellar biosynthesis protein FlhA: protein MVDVTAGQGTAGKSGLPSLGEIADVLKRGDLALALGVLTILVVLILPLPAIVLDLFLAVSITVSILILMTSLFIQAPLEFSSFPTILLISTMLRLSLNMASTRLILSHGHEGTAAAGHVIEAFGNFVMGGNFVIGIIVFAILVIVNFVVITKGSGRIAEVAARFQLDSMPGKQMAIDADLSAGLIDEKAAKERRKALEDESGFFGAMDGASKFVRGDAIAGLLIVGINVVGGIIIGVAQQGLSFSEAARTYTVLTVGDGLVTQVPALIVSTAAGLLVSKAGITGAADKALMRQLSGYPQALGMSAGVMLVLALLPGIPTLPFLALGSGAAALAWTARKQKRAAKAAETAAATAPAAAAAAAAAAAEEPIAAALKIDDLKIELGYALLPLVNGPDGTDRLTEQIKALRRSLAIEMGFVMPAVRILDNVQLEANSYVIKIKEVDAGTGKIWPSQFMVMDPAGNQVQLPGVHTIEPTFGLPATWVDAGLKEEAALKGYTVVDAATVLSTHLTELLKTNMSDLLSYGEVQKLLKDLPKEQGELIKDIVPSQVTVSGIQRVLQLLLAERISIRDLSTILEGIADALAFSRNPATMVEHVRARLARQICAQNTSPNGYLPLIALSARWEQAFAESIVGQGDDRSLAMQPSKLSEFMTAVRNAFEQAAREGEAPVLVTSAAIRPFVRSLVERFRSQTTVLSQAEIHPRARLKTVGSV from the coding sequence ATGGTCGACGTCACGGCGGGTCAGGGCACGGCAGGCAAGAGCGGATTGCCGAGCCTCGGCGAGATTGCCGATGTTTTGAAGCGCGGCGATCTCGCGCTGGCACTCGGCGTCCTCACCATCCTGGTGGTGCTGATCCTGCCGCTGCCCGCGATCGTGCTCGATCTCTTCCTGGCGGTCTCGATCACGGTCTCGATCCTGATCCTGATGACCTCGCTGTTCATCCAGGCGCCGCTGGAATTCTCGTCATTCCCGACCATCCTGCTGATCTCGACCATGCTGCGGCTGTCGCTGAACATGGCCTCGACCCGGCTGATCCTGAGCCATGGCCACGAGGGCACGGCGGCCGCCGGCCACGTCATCGAGGCGTTCGGCAACTTCGTGATGGGCGGCAACTTCGTGATCGGCATCATCGTGTTCGCGATCCTGGTGATCGTGAACTTCGTGGTCATCACCAAGGGTTCGGGCCGTATCGCCGAAGTCGCGGCGCGCTTCCAACTGGACTCGATGCCCGGCAAGCAGATGGCGATCGACGCCGACCTGTCCGCCGGCCTGATCGACGAGAAGGCCGCCAAGGAGCGCCGCAAGGCGCTGGAGGATGAAAGCGGCTTCTTCGGCGCCATGGACGGTGCCTCGAAATTCGTCCGCGGCGACGCCATCGCCGGCCTCCTGATCGTCGGCATCAACGTCGTCGGCGGCATCATCATCGGCGTCGCCCAGCAGGGCCTCTCCTTCAGCGAGGCCGCCCGCACCTACACCGTGCTGACGGTCGGCGACGGCCTCGTCACCCAGGTGCCCGCGCTGATCGTCTCGACCGCGGCCGGTCTGCTCGTCTCCAAGGCCGGCATCACCGGCGCCGCCGACAAGGCGCTGATGCGCCAGCTCTCCGGCTATCCGCAGGCCCTCGGCATGTCGGCCGGCGTGATGCTGGTGCTGGCGCTGCTGCCGGGCATTCCGACGCTGCCGTTCCTGGCGCTCGGCTCCGGCGCCGCGGCGCTGGCCTGGACCGCGCGCAAGCAGAAGCGGGCTGCGAAGGCGGCCGAAACAGCCGCAGCCACCGCCCCCGCCGCGGCAGCGGCAGCCGCAGCGGCGGCCGCCGAGGAGCCGATCGCCGCCGCGCTCAAGATCGACGACCTCAAGATCGAGCTCGGCTACGCGCTGCTGCCGCTGGTCAACGGCCCCGACGGCACCGACCGGCTGACCGAGCAGATCAAGGCGCTGCGCCGCTCGCTGGCGATCGAGATGGGCTTTGTGATGCCCGCGGTGCGCATCCTCGACAACGTCCAGCTCGAAGCCAACAGCTACGTCATCAAGATCAAGGAAGTCGACGCCGGCACCGGCAAGATCTGGCCGAGCCAGTTCATGGTCATGGACCCCGCCGGCAACCAGGTGCAACTGCCCGGCGTCCACACCATCGAGCCGACCTTCGGCCTGCCGGCGACCTGGGTCGATGCCGGCCTGAAGGAGGAGGCGGCGCTGAAGGGCTACACCGTGGTCGACGCCGCCACCGTGCTGTCGACGCACCTGACCGAGCTGCTCAAGACCAACATGTCGGACCTGCTGTCCTATGGCGAGGTTCAGAAGCTCCTGAAGGACCTGCCGAAGGAGCAGGGCGAATTGATCAAGGACATCGTGCCGAGCCAGGTCACGGTGTCGGGCATCCAGCGCGTGCTGCAATTGCTGCTCGCCGAACGCATCTCGATCCGCGATCTGTCGACCATCCTCGAGGGCATCGCCGACGCGCTGGCGTTCTCGCGCAATCCGGCCACCATGGTCGAGCACGTTCGCGCCCGCCTCGCGCGGCAGATCTGCGCGCAGAACACCTCGCCGAATGGCTACCTGCCGCTGATCGCGCTGTCGGCACGGTGGGAGCAGGCGTTCGCGGAATCGATCGTCGGCCAGGGCGACGATCGCAGCCTGGCGATGCAGCCGTCGAAACTGTCCGAGTTCATGACCGCCGTGCGCAACGCCTTCGAGCAGGCGGCGCGCGAAGGCGAAGCGCCGGTGCTGGTGACGTCGGCCGCGATCCGGCCGTTCGTTCGCTCCCTGGTGGAACGGTTCCGCTCGCAGACCACCGTCTTGTCGCAGGCCGAAATCCATCCCCGCGCCCGGTTGAAGACGGTCGGCAGCGTCTAG
- a CDS encoding LysR substrate-binding domain-containing protein: MLDLQRLRYFVAVAELENVGRAARLLHLTQSPLSRQIQCLEADLGIMLFQRSKKRLKLTAAGRDFLVEAKALLSHGARVEGRARAIATGSAGSLVIGYVAGALHAGVLARWLRAHAQRVPDVEIELKNVRSHDQHRQLVAREIDIGFAHARPGQDEPVRSKLIYQEAFKLAVPRASKYGAAPSARELSKAKFIAWPGSGAAGGRSELVEACRAAGFEPDIRYEAADPLAVLEMVGAGLGLAVVQASLARIKPRTVSFADLPRGFDMTMSIHLTCADACAPAAETFFDLSVAPAGSAP, from the coding sequence ATGCTCGATCTTCAAAGGCTCAGATACTTCGTCGCCGTCGCGGAGCTGGAGAACGTCGGACGGGCGGCTAGATTGCTGCATCTGACGCAGTCGCCGCTCAGCCGGCAGATTCAATGCCTCGAAGCCGATCTTGGCATCATGCTGTTCCAGCGATCCAAGAAGCGGCTCAAGCTGACCGCTGCGGGACGTGATTTTCTCGTTGAAGCGAAGGCGCTGCTGTCGCATGGCGCAAGGGTGGAGGGCCGCGCGCGTGCGATCGCAACGGGATCGGCCGGCTCGCTGGTGATCGGCTATGTCGCCGGAGCGCTGCATGCCGGCGTCCTGGCGCGGTGGTTGAGGGCGCATGCTCAACGCGTGCCGGATGTCGAGATCGAGCTGAAGAACGTGCGGTCGCACGATCAGCACCGACAGCTTGTTGCCCGCGAGATCGATATCGGATTCGCACACGCCCGCCCGGGCCAGGACGAGCCGGTGCGATCGAAGCTGATCTACCAGGAAGCATTCAAGCTCGCCGTCCCCAGGGCAAGCAAATACGGTGCAGCGCCATCGGCGCGCGAACTGAGCAAGGCAAAATTCATCGCGTGGCCGGGATCGGGCGCCGCCGGAGGACGAAGCGAACTGGTCGAGGCATGCCGCGCTGCGGGCTTCGAGCCGGACATTCGCTATGAAGCCGCCGATCCCCTGGCCGTGCTGGAAATGGTCGGCGCCGGTCTTGGTCTGGCCGTCGTGCAAGCCAGTCTCGCGCGGATCAAGCCGCGAACCGTGTCATTCGCCGATCTGCCGCGCGGCTTCGACATGACGATGTCGATCCATCTGACATGCGCCGACGCATGCGCACCAGCGGCCGAGACATTCTTCGATCTCTCCGTCGCACCTGCTGGCTCGGCACCGTAG
- a CDS encoding DUF6506 family protein — protein sequence MALTKFGFVVTGGGLDPTRHRSVMKSDRFEMIAIGVSEPSQGVGVAEQLVAEGVQLLELCGGFGPIWTARVIEAIGGKIPVGSVGYGPEAITPMHELFRD from the coding sequence GTGGCACTCACAAAGTTTGGTTTCGTCGTGACCGGCGGCGGGCTCGACCCGACCCGACACCGTAGCGTGATGAAATCCGATCGTTTCGAGATGATCGCGATCGGCGTCAGCGAGCCGTCGCAAGGCGTCGGGGTCGCCGAGCAACTGGTCGCGGAGGGCGTTCAATTGCTCGAGCTGTGCGGCGGCTTCGGTCCGATCTGGACAGCGCGCGTGATCGAGGCGATCGGCGGCAAGATACCGGTGGGCTCCGTCGGATATGGCCCGGAGGCGATCACGCCCATGCACGAGCTGTTCCGCGATTGA
- a CDS encoding MarR family winged helix-turn-helix transcriptional regulator — MSSPTGMPAPVSAALGYTIKLAQHALRLRVDDAIRPLGITAPQFAVLVAVDLDPGISNAALARAAFVTPQSMQGIVANLERDGLLRRSADPLHGRILRSELTRSGRSVLGRAHAAVAAIEERMTNSLKSAEIEQLSMLLRRCIDNLLQP; from the coding sequence ATGTCAAGCCCGACCGGAATGCCGGCGCCGGTTTCCGCCGCGCTGGGATACACCATCAAGCTCGCGCAGCACGCGCTGAGATTGCGGGTCGATGACGCGATCCGACCGCTCGGCATCACCGCGCCGCAATTCGCAGTCCTCGTCGCCGTCGATCTGGACCCCGGCATTTCAAATGCGGCGCTGGCGCGCGCAGCCTTCGTGACCCCGCAATCGATGCAGGGCATCGTTGCTAATCTCGAGCGCGACGGCCTGCTTCGGCGCAGCGCCGATCCGTTGCACGGCCGGATCCTGCGCAGCGAACTGACCCGTTCGGGGCGCAGCGTGCTTGGAAGGGCGCATGCGGCCGTCGCCGCGATCGAGGAGCGGATGACCAATTCGTTGAAGAGCGCGGAGATCGAACAGCTCTCGATGCTGCTGCGGCGCTGCATCGATAATCTGCTTCAGCCGTGA
- a CDS encoding NAD(P)/FAD-dependent oxidoreductase, translated as MKRPPRVIIVGAGTGGLCLAHGLKSDGVDVEVFERDHSPTDRQGGYRLSISATGAAALRDCLPARLFDRLVANSADPSQGITFVDHRLHRLLAIDFPHSDRRDPDAERPITRTALRRILLDGLDAITHFGKTFSGFADGPDGSVIAHFEDGSTAAGDVVVGADGAASRVRRELLPQARRVETDVLAINGKFALDDDNRAAIPAPILRGPTPVLGPGGGFLFANAVEYRHAEDDLLADPDVSPIERQAFVMWGFSARRRAFASVDLNELDGNGLKNVVRSRMEIWHPSLRRLVEMADPSTISAFAVKTSVPIDHWATRNVTLLGDALHNMTPFRGTGANTALRGAAVLRTALSAWVRGEQELIPALAHYEREMIEYGFGAVRTSLADMERFHAEGGLARFRVKAALRAADWIPSLKARLQRGR; from the coding sequence GTGAAGCGTCCACCAAGAGTCATCATCGTCGGGGCCGGAACTGGCGGGCTCTGCCTGGCGCACGGCTTGAAGTCGGACGGCGTCGACGTCGAGGTGTTCGAGCGCGACCATTCGCCGACCGATCGCCAGGGTGGTTATCGGCTGAGCATCAGCGCGACCGGCGCTGCCGCGCTTCGCGATTGCTTGCCGGCAAGGCTGTTCGACAGGCTGGTTGCAAACTCCGCCGACCCGAGCCAGGGCATCACGTTCGTCGATCATCGGTTGCACCGTCTGCTGGCAATCGACTTCCCGCACAGCGACCGCCGCGATCCCGACGCGGAGCGCCCGATCACGCGCACCGCACTTCGTCGCATCCTGCTCGACGGTCTCGATGCCATCACCCATTTCGGCAAGACGTTCTCCGGCTTCGCCGATGGCCCGGACGGGTCCGTCATCGCGCATTTCGAGGACGGCAGCACCGCGGCGGGCGATGTCGTGGTCGGCGCAGACGGCGCGGCCTCCCGCGTACGCCGAGAGCTGCTGCCGCAGGCCCGCCGGGTCGAAACGGACGTCCTCGCCATCAACGGCAAGTTCGCGCTCGACGACGACAACCGGGCGGCAATTCCAGCCCCCATCCTGCGCGGACCGACACCGGTGCTCGGCCCGGGTGGCGGCTTTCTGTTCGCGAATGCCGTCGAGTACCGCCACGCCGAGGACGATCTACTGGCCGACCCGGATGTTTCCCCGATCGAACGGCAGGCATTCGTGATGTGGGGCTTCTCCGCCCGGCGTCGGGCGTTCGCGTCCGTCGACCTCAACGAGCTCGACGGCAATGGATTGAAGAACGTCGTGCGCTCGCGGATGGAAATCTGGCACCCCTCGCTCAGGCGCCTGGTCGAAATGGCTGATCCATCCACGATCTCGGCATTCGCGGTGAAGACTTCGGTTCCGATCGACCACTGGGCTACGCGCAACGTGACGTTGCTGGGCGACGCTCTACACAATATGACCCCGTTTCGCGGAACCGGTGCCAACACCGCGTTGCGCGGGGCGGCGGTGCTCCGCACGGCCCTTTCGGCCTGGGTCCGCGGCGAGCAGGAGCTGATCCCCGCGCTGGCGCATTATGAGCGCGAGATGATCGAATACGGCTTTGGTGCCGTTCGAACGTCGCTTGCTGATATGGAGCGCTTCCATGCCGAAGGCGGGCTGGCGCGGTTTCGCGTCAAGGCGGCGCTGCGGGCCGCCGACTGGATTCCGTCGCTCAAGGCACGGCTTCAGCGCGGCCGCTGA
- a CDS encoding anti-sigma factor domain-containing protein — protein sequence MAYSEDHIALAAEYALGTLDAEERTQVETMMAVDTEFAALVQAWEFRLGPLNQMVGLVEPGPAVWENIKAAIGHGGVAQAPLMLPEAPPISPPPPPAEVPDVAPAEIRQPAVVDDGNVIALAGRVKRWRGIASAATAIAAALLVTLGLQVYRPDALPNAIRPKPRIQTVEVKTPAPAFVPSAQYVALLQGQNGGPAFILTIDGATKNFTVRKVGAASEPGKSFELWLISDKLPQPRSLGVIGADDFTTRPVLSGYDPDVIDGATYAVTVEQAGGSPSGQPTSAPIFTGKLIETVPSGSGTPR from the coding sequence ATGGCCTATAGCGAAGACCATATCGCGCTCGCCGCGGAATATGCACTCGGTACACTCGATGCCGAGGAGCGTACGCAGGTCGAGACCATGATGGCGGTCGACACCGAGTTCGCCGCCCTCGTGCAGGCCTGGGAGTTCAGGCTCGGTCCGCTCAACCAGATGGTCGGCCTGGTCGAGCCTGGTCCGGCCGTCTGGGAGAACATCAAGGCCGCGATCGGTCACGGCGGCGTGGCGCAGGCGCCGCTCATGCTGCCCGAGGCGCCGCCGATCTCGCCGCCACCGCCGCCCGCGGAGGTGCCGGACGTCGCGCCTGCGGAGATCCGGCAGCCGGCCGTCGTCGACGACGGCAATGTGATCGCGCTTGCCGGTCGGGTGAAGCGCTGGCGCGGCATCGCCTCGGCCGCGACCGCGATCGCGGCTGCGCTGCTGGTCACGCTCGGCTTGCAGGTCTACCGGCCCGATGCCCTGCCGAACGCGATCCGGCCGAAGCCGCGGATCCAGACCGTCGAAGTGAAGACGCCGGCGCCGGCTTTCGTGCCGTCGGCGCAATATGTCGCGCTGTTGCAGGGCCAGAATGGCGGGCCGGCCTTCATCCTGACCATCGATGGCGCGACCAAGAACTTCACCGTCCGCAAGGTCGGCGCGGCGTCCGAGCCCGGCAAGAGCTTCGAGCTCTGGCTGATCTCCGACAAGCTGCCGCAACCGCGCTCGCTCGGCGTGATCGGCGCTGACGATTTCACCACGCGTCCGGTGCTCTCGGGCTACGACCCCGACGTGATCGATGGCGCGACCTACGCGGTGACGGTCGAGCAGGCCGGTGGCTCGCCGAGCGGGCAGCCGACTTCGGCGCCGATCTTCACTGGCAAGCTGATCGAGACCGTGCCGTCCGGTTCGGGCACGCCGCGCTGA
- a CDS encoding sigma-70 family RNA polymerase sigma factor → MLTPAELVWLIAAVAKGDEAAFERLYAATRSKLFGVVLRILRRQDLAEEVIQEAYVKIWNSAGQFNPALSSPITWMTSIARNRAIDVVRKRGETSLEEEPAAMEVAADSPDPLARREMTEELKRLLECVGRLEPDRQKLVLLAYYNGWSREQLAAKFETPVNTVKTWLRRSLMDIRECLGL, encoded by the coding sequence ATGCTGACGCCGGCTGAGCTGGTCTGGCTGATCGCCGCCGTCGCGAAGGGGGATGAGGCCGCCTTCGAGCGGCTGTACGCCGCGACACGCTCGAAACTCTTTGGCGTCGTGCTCCGTATCTTGCGGCGACAGGACCTCGCCGAGGAGGTCATTCAGGAGGCTTACGTCAAGATCTGGAACAGCGCCGGGCAGTTCAACCCAGCCCTGTCTTCTCCGATCACGTGGATGACGTCGATCGCGCGCAACCGCGCCATCGACGTGGTGCGCAAGCGCGGCGAAACCTCGCTCGAAGAGGAGCCGGCGGCGATGGAAGTCGCCGCAGACTCGCCCGATCCGCTGGCGCGTCGGGAAATGACGGAAGAGTTGAAGCGGTTGCTGGAGTGCGTCGGTCGTCTGGAACCTGATCGTCAGAAGCTCGTGCTGCTCGCCTATTACAACGGCTGGAGCCGCGAGCAGCTTGCCGCAAAGTTCGAAACGCCGGTCAACACGGTGAAGACCTGGCTGCGTCGCAGCCTGATGGATATCCGGGAGTGTCTTGGACTCTGA